In the Henningerozyma blattae CBS 6284 chromosome 8, complete genome genome, one interval contains:
- the TBLA0H00500 gene encoding uncharacterized protein — protein sequence MKVSSTIAAAGSIAGMANAVSVDPTKAAMLAMEVYMTDIVHNMQEYLSIHKASPDESVPPVVTSAMMTMMLHPTAEFTTFFSDIPLSEIEYMITGVPWFSSRLEGPILSIWSANGVTPWAASSSAATSSSAATSSSAATSSSAATSSSAATSSSAATSSSAASSSAASSSAASSSAASSSAASSSAASSSAASSSAASSSAVESSSAASSSAVESSSAASSSAVESSSAASSSVVESSSAASSSTVESSSAASSSAVESSSAASSSAVESSSVSSAASSAASSASVSISAFSESESRNVTTATSTNYSTIEKTITSCEDNVCTEVTSTYVSTPASTSVSAPVTTPSSNITTTYTTSLSTVWETITSCEDGCDGPNPQYTTIVTAVETVTDVTTYCPESEKTTEEVTTVEPTTVWETITSCADGCDGPSPTMTTITTAITESCTTSAETAYVTEVSTVEKTITSCEDDACVTSVSTGTVTVTNAPTAKKDETVTEVSTVEKTITSCEDDACVTSVSTGTVTVTSAPTAKKDETVTEVSTVEKTITSCEDDACVTSVSTGAVTVTTTSPVKKDETTVTNDQTVRETITSCEDNACATTTLVTKAVTSSPSQNVVEQVSKSSSAFPSVSVEQQTQNGAVKAVAGLGAGIFAAAALLL from the coding sequence ATGAAGGTTTCTAGTACAATCGCTGCCGCCGGTTCTATTGCCGGTATGGCCAATGCTGTATCCGTTGATCCAACTAAAGCCGCTATGTTGGCTATGGAAGTTTACATGACTGATATCGTCCATAATATGCAAGAGTATTTGTCTATTCACAAGGCTTCACCAGACGAATCTGTTCCACCAGTTGTCACCAGTGCTATGATGACTATGATGTTGCACCCAACTGCCGAATTCACAACTTTCTTCTCAGACATTCCATTGAGTGAAATCGAATATATGATTACCGGTGTTCCTTGGTTCTCTTCCAGATTAGAAGGACCAATCTTATCTATCTGGTCGGCTAATGGCGTTACCCCATGGGCTgcttcttcttctgctGCTACCTCTTCTTCTGCTGCTACATCTTCTTCTGCTGCTACCTCTTCTTCTGCTGCTACCTCTTCTTCTGCTGCTACATCTTCTTCTGCTGCTACATCTTCTTCTGCTGCCTCTTCCTCTGCTGCCTCTTCCTCTGCTGCCTCTTCCTCTGCTGCCTCTTCCTCTGCTGCCTCTTCCTCTGCTGCCTCTTCCTCTGCTGCCTCTTCCTCTGCTGCCTCTTCCTCTGCTGTTGAATCTTCTTCTGCTGCCTCTTCCTCTGCTGTTGAATCTTCTTCTGCTGCCTCTTCCTCTGCTGTTGAATCTTCTTCTGCTGCCTCTTCCTCCGTCGTTGAATCTTCCTCTGCTGCCTCTTCCTCTACTGTTGAATCTTCTTCTGCTGCCTCTTCCTCTGCTGTTGAATCTTCTTCTGCTGCCTCTTCCTCTGCTGTTGAATCTTCTTCTGTTTCATCTGCTGCTTCCTCTGCTGCTTCCTCTGCTTCCGTTTCCATTTCTGCCTTCTCTGAATCTGAATCTAGAAACGTTACTACCGCTACTTCTACTAACTACTCCACTATTGAAAAGACTATCACTTCTTGTGAAGATAATGTTTGCACTGAAGTCACTTCCACTTATGTTTCTACTCCAGCTTCTACCTCAGTTTCTGCTCCAGTTACTACTCCATCTTCTAACATCACTACCACATACACTACCAGCTTATCTACTGTTTGGGAAACTATTACCTCTTGTGAAGATGGTTGTGATGGTCCAAACCCACAATACACTACTATCGTTACTGCTGTTGAAACTGTCACTGATGTTACCACCTACTGTCCAGAATCTGAAAAGACTACTGAAGAAGTTACCACAGTTGAACCAACTACCGTCTGGGAAACTATCACCTCTTGTGCCGACGGTTGTGATGGTCCATCTCCAACTATGACTACCATCACTACTGCTATCACTGAATCATGTACCACTTCTGCTGAAACTGCTTACGTTACTGAAGTTTCCACTGTTGAAAAGACCATCACCTCTTGTGAAGATGATGCTTGTGTTACCTCCGTCTCTACTGGTACTGTCACTGTCACCAACGCCCCAACCGCCAAGAAGGATGAAACCGTTACTGAAGTTTCCACTGTTGAAAAGACCATCACCTCTTGTGAAGATGATGCTTGTGTCACCTCCGTCTCTACTGGTACTGTCACTGTCACCAGCGCCCCAACCGCCAAGAAGGATGAAACCGTTACTGAAGTTTCCACTGTTGAAAAGACCATCACCTCTTGTGAAGATGATGCTTGTGTCACCTCCGTTTCTACAGGTGCTGTCACTGTTACCACCACCTCTCCAGTCAAGAAAGATGAAACTACTGTTACTAACGACCAAACTGTCAGAGAAACTATTACTTCTTGTGAAGACAATGCCTGTGCTACTACTACTCTTGTCACCAAGGCTGTTACCTCTTCTCCATCTCAAAATGTTGTTGAACAAGTTTCTAAGTCATCTTCCGCCTTCCCATCTGTTTCCGTCGAACAACAAACTCAAAATGGTGCTGTTAAGGCCGTTGCTGGTTTAGGTGCTGGTATCTTCGCTGCTGCTGCTTTAttattgtaa